The genomic segment AGCAgatgtgtacatgcatgtgaaCACGCTGACATCCGGGCTAAAGTTACAAAAGAATATGTGTAGCCCTAACCACTGACCACTGAACCCTATTGTCTTGGTCGACATACCAAAATGTTCTGAAGGCAAGCATGGAAATCTGCAAAACATGGCCATTGATGAGACAAGAAGAGAGTAAGCATGggcggagaggagagagaaagagaggtagaAGTGGTTTCCCCAACATCCTTCACacgtttctcctcctcttcttccaccCTTGCATCAGAAAATGTCTTATGGAGAGTCTAATCCACATATTCCCACTACTCATTTCCCCCTCTGTTTTGTTGGTCATTGGTACAAGTTCTGTTCATTTCCAGATGTGTGCTGTCATGTGCACTGAACTCTGAGTTGTTGTACCTCCCATGTGTTGGCTGCTGTATCCCATCATGTCGTTGGTGTTGTAGAGATTCATGCCGGCCATGTGCTGAGTCATCTGAAAcccaaaaaacacaatttcaatctgtttttgtttcaaataaatTGTGTCTGGCACAGTGCAGTTTCATCGTGACTCACCTGGGCAATGTTCCACTGTAGCTGCTGGGTTTGCTGCACTCCGTACACCTGCTGGTGTGGTAATGTGGTTAACCCTCCACCCTGCTGCTGTCCCATCATCCCACTCTGCTGCTGTCCCATCTTCCCACTCTGCTGCTGTCCCATAATGCCATTCTGTTGCTGTCCCATCATCCCATTTTGTTGCTGTCCCATCATCCCATTTTGTTGCTGTCCCATCATCCCACTCTGCTGCTGTCCCATCATACCCTGGGTCATCCCCGTCATGTAGGGTGACGTCAAAATGCTGCTAGGCTGAGCCATGACACCCTGGGCACCCATCATGCCATTCTGTTGCACTCCATTCATACTATTTTGTTGAACCCCCATCATGCTGCTCTGTTGCTGTCCCATCATCGCCATTTGTGATGTCACCATGGCACCTCCCATTCCAGCTGCCTGGGCTAAAGAATGGTAGGAACCGTACGGGTGTGTCGGATATCCCATTTGGTTCATGTACAAGCCTGCTGAAAACAATCACAGACAGGGAGCAGTGTTACACTCTTTGATGAGACTAACCTAAACTGAATGGGCCGTTTTTTATCACCACTTGGGAGCAGTGTCTGACACTATTTGCATTTCCACGAACAACGTTAGCTTTCATTTGCAGTTAGAAGtgtcatgtttattatttcttaGTCCATTTTGATCTCAACCAACTCTTAAGCAATACATCTGGATCTATAGTTCCAAGATGCTTCACTGTGCCCACTAGTTTTAGTTGCTAACTTCATCAGACTTCTGGTTTGGTGCTGGGCAGGTAGCATACAGTAGGATTTTAGGGCATTTTCAcggaaaacagagaaacaaacatttcatttgttggCCAAAACCAAATCAACTCTCTAAAAGGCTCGATGGAGTTCAGGGGAGCTGCATGGTCTGGTTGTAATTCTCTAATTCAAATTGCCATAACGAGCACACTACCTCTATTTATAGTTAATAGGTCCATTATTagcacaaaaatataaattgtttCAGGAAAGATGGTGAAAATGAATTCTTGTAAAAATCAATGCAGTCCTCACCAGGAGCAGTCATACTGCTGGCGTGCACTGAGGGAGTGGAAGCATACAGGGAGAGAATAGAGTCCTTGGACAGCTTCTTGACGGTGCCCTCCTCTGCTCTGGGAGCTGGATCCAGGAACAGACTGAGGTTTTCAGGCACAGAGGCAGTCACTCTGCTCTGAGGCATAGAACTGGAAACAGGCTGgtggggaggaggtgggtggCAGGGAGCAttgacagaaagacagaagatggagagaaataaGGTTATCAATGGTGACAGGATGCAGGCAAAGGTGACAAAAGAGGCAAATGAAAACACGGCAATAAGGGGCAGCTTTCTAATACCCCATTGGCTCTGTGGAGAGTGTCCGGTCTGtacagtgttttatttcctaCCGTTGTTTTagtggaggaaacagaggagggtGTTGGCAGAGAGCTAAAGAGATCCAGGGCAGAGTGTGCCAGAGGTGGATTAGACACCGCTGGGCTCTGTGTTGTGTTACTGTCTGGAACACATCCTCCACCATTAGACACTGCAGGACTTGGTGCAGGGGCATCTAACAGAGGGGAGATAGAGGCATGGTTATAATAATAAGTGTTTCAACTATAACACAACTATTTTATCAATTTATTAAATCTCAAGTTCCTGAACTTTAACTATAAATATTTGGTGAGTCTGCCTTTTTTGAAGGAAACAAGTTGAAATGGAGATAAATTGATAGTAGGATTCAGGTGGAAATGTTTATATTGATACaatgtgtcgtgtgtgtgtgtgtgtgtgtgtgtgtgtgtgtgtgtgtgtgaggtagaATACCTAGTCCAAGCAGGTCTGTAACAGACTGGCAAACTGTCTTCGGGCTGATGTCTTTTTTCTGTCATAACAGACAAAATGGTTATGACTCATGTAAAACAACTGAAATCTGAAACTCATCTATCTCTAGGGACATGATGAGGTCAGTTATGCTTTGAGACAAGCAGCAGGAACATACAAAGATGCACTCACCAATTTCATCTTCTCAAACACGACCGGTTCCTTGGGTATATTGTCgcagcttttttctttctgcgCAGAGAAATGTCGTCACTCTTACTGTTCCATGGAGTGAGACGAAagtaaaaaccttttgagtgtgtgtgcagactcACTCTGAGCATCTGGATGTCAATGACCTTATCCATGTACTTCTTCTTATCATACTTGTCCCTGATGAAGATCTCTGCAGACTGGTCTGTCTCAGGGCGCTGGAAGCACTCAGGTAAGAAAGCCTCATAGAGACGTTTGGCCTTCGCATTTCCCATCTCCTGAACACACTGGGGACACCAACACATAACAGGTAAGCAGTCTAATAAAGGAAAAATACAACATCCAACATACTGTTCCTATTGTGTATccagtgatttaaaaataagtgGACTTTTGCAAGTAAAACAATGCAAATCCTTTTTGTGAATGTatacagagaagagaaaaagaaagacgcTGACTGCAGGATATTATCACAGGGAAGCATAATGCTGACTTAGCTGCCTATCAGACCCAGACAGGAAGAGCAGCATACAAATGAGAAGGTGTCTACTTCCTCTGtacaaatgttaaaattatATCCTGTTCTCCCTTTCATGCTTAATCATGGCAAATTCTTTCAAGGAATTTGTTTTTACCGTTTCAGAGTATTGATCTAACAAATGCTCTTTTCTGATGCATGGGAGGTCTATGATAGTGTTGTTAAAATATTAGAAAAGTCAGCCAATAAAGGGAGTTTTTAGTTTTGAAGTATATATATGCTTCAAAGAATGCACTATTACATGCTAACATGTGATAAATGTTACCATCTCTGTACATATCTGTATCTGTAGTGTGATCTCTGACCTGGACCTGCTCCTGCGTCCATTGATCCAGGTTGACGGACTTGACCTTGGAGATGTGAACGCCCAGGTTTCGATGGATACCGGCACAGCGGATGCAGATAAAAATGCCCAAATTCCAGGACGCCCATCTTGGACCTGGTAAATGAAAGAAGACCGATAATGGTAGAGAGTCTTTTGGGGACGCTGTTGATATACTTGGGCAATAAAACAGCTGAGAGAAACtagaaatatatatgtatgtctCTGCCAaacagtgcagtttcagtccctCCAGGTGTTCCTGATATACTGCAGTCAATAATATGAGGtaatgtgacctttgaccacggaaatcaaatcagttaatctCTGATTCCaggtgacaactggtcaaaattaGATGAACTACTCTAAAGTTGAGATAGACAGAAAACATAATACCGAGTAAAGAAGAAAAGTGAATCGAAAGTTGTAAAAGGGAGGTATAGGTGGTGGAAGAGAGGAAGTAGTACAGAGGCTGAAGAAAGTCTCTGATTAATTTTAGCCCAATTATCGAGGAGACAAGCCTGAAACCTCAATTATGAGCTAAAATTCAGCTGGGAACACGTCTAATCCTGAGTAAGTCATGCGCTGTCCTGACAAATAATGGGATCCAATAGGAGAGTTAGCCTACATAATCAAGActaagaggagagagggggagtacacacacacacacagagcctggaTACCTGCAGGGATGATTACTCATTTGGTCatgagccctgtgtgtgtgggtgcgatGTTATCCAAGTAGCCTATTTTGTCCATCTTACCGCCATGTGTATCTTACTGAGTACATGTGTTTGCTGTGCACTCAACATTTAGCCCcttgcattattattatttagctgTTTCATATAGTTTTTGCTTGTGTGGATCTTCCTTCTATCTGCAGAGCTAAACAGGCTCTGAGAggggggaaataaaaacaacaccgTCAGGCTATTTTTCTGCTCAAATTATGCAACCGTCCTCTTCAAAGAGTACAGTGAGCTTCAAAGAGAGCGCTGGTGCGTCTCTCCCTACAaccctctcttctctcaccctcctcctcttcctgtcaccCCCTTTcccctttcctctcctcattcTAGCCAAGATCCAACCACCCCTCTACTTATGTCTCCACCTTTCCACTCATCTCCACAATGAGTCCTTCCTTCCAACCCTGGTGCAATCTGGTGTGATGTGGCTTTTACACCACCAGGTGGAAGAGCAGCTTTTAGTCAACATTCTTTCTCTCCTGTCCGCTGAAGTCACTGCAAGGAAGGCCACTCTATGCAAATGTAAGAGGAAGCCGAGtctcagaggagaaaacatgcaaaaccttcctctttgtgCCAGCTGTGGAAACACTGAGTCTGGGTGCTGAGTCAAATAATAGCCAATTGTCTTGGTTGCGTCCAAATGTGCCATGTGCCCAAAAAGAAACCATTATTCCATTTGCATTATTAACAGGAAGGGGCAGTGATTTTTCAAGTGTTTCCCTTCTGCTCAATTCGTGGACTTTATTCTGAAATTGAAACACAGAAGAGTCATAAAGAAGCAAATAGAGCAAACCATTAAACAACATAAACGGATGGTCAGTGGTCAGACAGATGTCCATCATCCTGACCGTCTGGCTGGAGCATTAGCTGTCATGCCGGCTAATAATAGTAGAATTACTCCTGCAAAGCCTGCTGAGCTGCTGTAAACATGGGCACTGTCACAGGGAAAGCATAGATTGTCAATTGTGTTGAACTCCCCAAATGCAGGATTAGTTTGTCCTCCTCATCTTTGTTCCAATGCTCCCGCTGTGTCCTGGCCGCCATTTCTAATCTCTCTCATTCACCAACCCTGCCTCCCTACTCCTCCCCCTTGTCCAACCATATCTCTCTCTCGCAGCTCTAATTCTCTTATTTCTGTACATTCTCTACCCTTCACCCTGGTTTTCCCCGATTGGTTgtacatattttacaaaatgatATCTCTATTCTGCCATACTGTGTGTCTCCTGAGAGGTCAGTGTTGGTCCGCTGGCCCATTGTCTGGTTTGTTGGATAAGTGAAAAGTCTGAACTTTCACTTATCCagtgaaatgtatttgattGGCTGTATTGCAGTTTTTCATGGTGACCCAGAGGATGAATTCTAGTCAGTGCAGTGATCCCTTGACTTCTCATCTGACTGAAACACTTCCAACATCTGCTTGGCGTAACATTTAGTTCAGAAAGTCATGTGCCTTGTACAGGATTGGCTGATCACAGCTATTTTCAATCAAAGGTATTACCTGCTACTTTTAGTTTTATGACCAAATACATGTAGATCAATGGGCTTTCCATCAGCCTGAGTGTGCTTTGAGTTTAGCTAGGAGCCATTCTTTGTATCATTTTGTTCTAATTATACATTAATGATTTAGTCACTTTACACTTTTGTTCATATAAAAAATTATACCGATTCCTGAGGAAAATTCAGAATTAGATAGaatttattaaatgttaaaactaaaattacttaaaattgaaaacaaatgattaaGCCTTTCAAGTCTCATCAGCAAAAGTTCTTCTTCCTTTATGTGATTAAGGAAAAAGCAGAATTCATCTGGATTGTAGTAGATTAACAAAATAATTTCATACTGTAGTTTGGTTATTTGCAAACTGCTAACTCACACATTGCACGTATTGTTTATTATCAGCAGTTGTCAACCTACATATTCAAGGACGGACAGACCTGAGGATGAAACATTAAAAGTGAATAACACCAGCTCACTGCATAGTAGTTTCTTTGGTTCCAATTAATGCAGAGACAGGACCAATGTGCAGTGTATCTAACCAGCAACAGTGCACGTCACCAGGTACTT from the Paralichthys olivaceus isolate ysfri-2021 chromosome 20, ASM2471397v2, whole genome shotgun sequence genome contains:
- the smap2 gene encoding stromal membrane-associated protein 2 isoform X2, with protein sequence MMTGKSVKDVDRYQTVLTSLLAREENKFCADCDSKGPRWASWNLGIFICIRCAGIHRNLGVHISKVKSVNLDQWTQEQVQCVQEMGNAKAKRLYEAFLPECFQRPETDQSAEIFIRDKYDKKKYMDKVIDIQMLRKEKSCDNIPKEPVVFEKMKLKKDISPKTVCQSVTDLLGLDAPAPSPAVSNGGGCVPDSNTTQSPAVSNPPLAHSALDLFSSLPTPSSVSSTKTTPVSSSMPQSRVTASVPENLSLFLDPAPRAEEGTVKKLSKDSILSLYASTPSVHASSMTAPGLYMNQMGYPTHPYGSYHSLAQAAGMGGAMVTSQMAMMGQQQSSMMGVQQNSMNGVQQNGMMGAQGVMAQPSSILTSPYMTGMTQGMMGQQQSGMMGQQQNGMMGQQQNGMMGQQQNGIMGQQQSGKMGQQQSGMMGQQQGGGLTTLPHQQVYGVQQTQQLQWNIAQMTQHMAGMNLYNTNDMMGYSSQHMGGTTTQSSVHMTAHIWK
- the smap2 gene encoding stromal membrane-associated protein 2 isoform X1, with protein sequence MMTGKSVKDVDRYQTVLTSLLAREENKFCADCDSKGPRWASWNLGIFICIRCAGIHRNLGVHISKVKSVNLDQWTQEQVQCVQEMGNAKAKRLYEAFLPECFQRPETDQSAEIFIRDKYDKKKYMDKVIDIQMLRKEKSCDNIPKEPVVFEKMKLKKDISPKTVCQSVTDLLGLDAPAPSPAVSNGGGCVPDSNTTQSPAVSNPPLAHSALDLFSSLPTPSSVSSTKTTPVSSSMPQSRVTASVPENLSLFLDPAPRAEEGTVKKLSKDSILSLYASTPSVHASSMTAPAGLYMNQMGYPTHPYGSYHSLAQAAGMGGAMVTSQMAMMGQQQSSMMGVQQNSMNGVQQNGMMGAQGVMAQPSSILTSPYMTGMTQGMMGQQQSGMMGQQQNGMMGQQQNGMMGQQQNGIMGQQQSGKMGQQQSGMMGQQQGGGLTTLPHQQVYGVQQTQQLQWNIAQMTQHMAGMNLYNTNDMMGYSSQHMGGTTTQSSVHMTAHIWK